Proteins encoded by one window of Branchiostoma floridae strain S238N-H82 chromosome 6, Bfl_VNyyK, whole genome shotgun sequence:
- the LOC118417477 gene encoding uncharacterized protein LOC118417477 isoform X4: protein MADSMTEAVTSAPAGEPGVLAARGKDALETRPKQDNRHALHNGAPMRAVLPHDVLAFLEVAMPGTIPADAAGGTPVMTVVQEANVQVPTVSQITKEPTHAPEVKTQVTQKQTGESQETSVHKKVPAKKQDTSSVGLSPEVLSFLDITLYGVVTKRVTQATSPASVEPKQSSSVENKLAMVNGSCTVATLSPEVMSYLDMAMAEWITDEVVVQEIAEEAATARQEIPLQIPEPAAAGSDKVSTTVQAEETAEPTVEVDAAEVEVVDMEEVSEVAVEDVNMAQEVVHQVQLAAVETIPEAQEDEHKEQEAPKAEVEDIASTKRAEPEGKPALAGEPATKVEESTTQGKEPATEVTESTAEVKESASDVKKPAKEAKESATEVTEPATEVTEPAAATEVTEPAKEVKEPTKEVKESMTEVDKPATEDSTGEVKVPATQVTESATEVTEPVTEKSATKVTEPVTEVTEPVTEVTEPVTEVTEPVTEVTEPVTEVTEPVTEVTEPVKEAEAVAVTDEPVTEDGKEPEKAPEVAVEAAPTAEEDRDKKAPVAANTEWTEEQVKEWSQQGYLPMVKNMFLPSTMPVLPSPLFYIGVGGLASLVFYLTESPIMALMTLVFVLVLILLARLFYLYRLHGQCAAESANKKKSE, encoded by the exons ATGGCAGACTCCATGACAGAAGCCGTTACCTCTGCACCCGCGGGGGAGCCTGGGGTGCTGGCTGCTAGAGGGAAGGATGCTCTAGAGACACGACCAAAG CAGGATAACAGACACGCCCTTCACAATGGCGCCCCCATGCGTGCAGTACTCCCCCATGATGTTTTGGCCTTTCTGGAAGTGGCCATGCCAGGAACG ATCCCTGCCGATGCCGCTGGAGGGACGCCCGTGATGACTGTAGTTCAAGAGGCCAACGTACAAGTCCCTACCGTATCACAGATAACG AAAGAACCGACCCACGCTCCAGAAGTGAAGACTCAGGTAACACAGAAACAGACCGGCGAATCACAG GAAACGTCAGTTCATAAAAAAGTACCAGCGAAAAAACAAGACACATCCAGTGTGGGACTTTCGCCAGAAGTGTTGTCATTTTTGGACATCACTTTGTATGGGGTG GTAACAAAACGTGTTACCCAGGCTACATCGCCAGCCAGTGTTGAACCGAAG CAATCTTCAAGTGTTGAAAATAAATTGGCGATGGTAAATGGCAGCTGCACCGTCGCGACTCTGTCCCCGGAAGTGATGTCATATTTGGATATGGCAATGGCGGAATGG ATTACTGATGAGGTTGTTGTCCAAGAGATAGCTGAGGAAGCAGCTACAGCGAGACAGGAGATACCACTTCAGATACCTGAGCCAGCCGCAGCCGGTAGTGACAAG GTCTCAACAACAGTTCAGGCCGAAGAAACGGCAGAACCTACAGTTGAAGTTGACGCTGCTGAAGTAGAAGTAGTAGATATGGAGGAAGTATCAGAGGTTGCCGTCGAGGACGTAAACATGGCTCAAGAAGTTGTCCACCAAGTGCAACTGGCTGCTGTTGAGACGATCCCCGAGGCTCAAGAAGATGAACACAAAGAACAAGAAGCACCAAAGGCTGAGGTTGAAGACATCGCGTCGACAAAAAGGGCTGAGCCTGAGGGTAAGCCAGCATTGGCAGGAGAGCCGGCGACGAAAGTTGAAGAGTCTACGACTCAGGGCAAAGAGCCCGCGACGGAAGTTACAGAGTCAACAGCGGAAGTTAAAGAGTCGGCGTCGGACGTTAAAAAGCCGGCAAAAGAAGCTAAAGAGTCGGCTACAGAAGTTACAGAGCCGGCCACAGAAGTTACAGAGCCGGCCGCGGCCACAGAAGTTACAGAGCCGGCCAAAGAAGTTAAAGAGCCGACCAAAGAAGTTAAAGAGTCGATGACGGAAGTTGACAAGCCGGCAACGGAAGATTCGACAGGTGAAGTTAAAGTACCGGCGACGCAAGTTACAGAGTCGGCAACGGAAGTTACAGAGCCAGTGACGGAAAAATCGGCGACAAAAGTTACAGAGCCGGTGACGGAAGTTACAGAGCCGGTGACGGAAGTTACAGAGCCGGTGACGGAAGTTACAGAGCCGGTGACGGAAGTTACAGAGCCGGTGACGGAAGTTACAGAGCCGGTGACGGAAGTTACAgagccggtgaaggaggctgaGGCAGTGGCAGTAACTGATGAACCGGTCACGGAGGATGGGAAAGAACCAGAGAAGGCCCCTGAGGTGGCGGTGGAGGCAGCGCCAACAGCTGAAGAGGATAGAGATAAGAAAGCGCCCGTCGCTGCCAACACTGAGTGGACCGAAGAGCAGGTGAAGGAATGGTCTCAACAAGGCTACCTACCCATGGTCAAGAACATGTTTCTTCCGTCGACCATGCCCGTTCTACCTAGCCCCCTGTTCTATATTGGTGTGGGGGGTTTGGCATCCCTTGTTTTCTACCTTACAGAATCCCCCATCATGGCCCTCATGACGCTCGTGTTTGTTCTTGTCCTCATCCTTCTCGCTCGGCTGTTCTACCTATACAGGCTCCATGGACAATGCGCCGCGGAGTCAGCCAATAAGAAAAAATCCGAGTGA
- the LOC118417477 gene encoding retinitis pigmentosa 1-like 1 protein isoform X2, with protein sequence MADSMTEAVTSAPAGEPGVLAARGKDALETRPKDNRHALHNGAPMRAVLPHDVLAFLEVAMPGTIPADAAGGTPVMTVVQEANVQVPTVSQITKEPTHAPEVKTQVTQKQTGESQETSVHKKVPAKKQDTSSVGLSPEVLSFLDITLYGVAEPEISEESSPEAPVTPDSPDEPHVTKRVTQATSPASVEPKQSSSVENKLAMVNGSCTVATLSPEVMSYLDMAMAEWITDEVVVQEIAEEAATARQEIPLQIPEPAAAGSDKVSTTVQAEETAEPTVEVDAAEVEVVDMEEVSEVAVEDVNMAQEVVHQVQLAAVETIPEAQEDEHKEQEAPKAEVEDIASTKRAEPEGKPALAGEPATKVEESTTQGKEPATEVTESTAEVKESASDVKKPAKEAKESATEVTEPATEVTEPAAATEVTEPAKEVKEPTKEVKESMTEVDKPATEDSTGEVKVPATQVTESATEVTEPVTEKSATKVTEPVTEVTEPVTEVTEPVTEVTEPVTEVTEPVTEVTEPVTEVTEPVKEAEAVAVTDEPVTEDGKEPEKAPEVAVEAAPTAEEDRDKKAPVAANTEWTEEQVKEWSQQGYLPMVKNMFLPSTMPVLPSPLFYIGVGGLASLVFYLTESPIMALMTLVFVLVLILLARLFYLYRLHGQCAAESANKKKSE encoded by the exons ATGGCAGACTCCATGACAGAAGCCGTTACCTCTGCACCCGCGGGGGAGCCTGGGGTGCTGGCTGCTAGAGGGAAGGATGCTCTAGAGACACGACCAAAG GATAACAGACACGCCCTTCACAATGGCGCCCCCATGCGTGCAGTACTCCCCCATGATGTTTTGGCCTTTCTGGAAGTGGCCATGCCAGGAACG ATCCCTGCCGATGCCGCTGGAGGGACGCCCGTGATGACTGTAGTTCAAGAGGCCAACGTACAAGTCCCTACCGTATCACAGATAACG AAAGAACCGACCCACGCTCCAGAAGTGAAGACTCAGGTAACACAGAAACAGACCGGCGAATCACAG GAAACGTCAGTTCATAAAAAAGTACCAGCGAAAAAACAAGACACATCCAGTGTGGGACTTTCGCCAGAAGTGTTGTCATTTTTGGACATCACTTTGTATGGGGTG GCGGAACCTGAGATTTCGGAGGAATCATCGCCCGAAGCGCCCGTCACACCAGACTCACCTGATGAGCCTCAT GTAACAAAACGTGTTACCCAGGCTACATCGCCAGCCAGTGTTGAACCGAAG CAATCTTCAAGTGTTGAAAATAAATTGGCGATGGTAAATGGCAGCTGCACCGTCGCGACTCTGTCCCCGGAAGTGATGTCATATTTGGATATGGCAATGGCGGAATGG ATTACTGATGAGGTTGTTGTCCAAGAGATAGCTGAGGAAGCAGCTACAGCGAGACAGGAGATACCACTTCAGATACCTGAGCCAGCCGCAGCCGGTAGTGACAAG GTCTCAACAACAGTTCAGGCCGAAGAAACGGCAGAACCTACAGTTGAAGTTGACGCTGCTGAAGTAGAAGTAGTAGATATGGAGGAAGTATCAGAGGTTGCCGTCGAGGACGTAAACATGGCTCAAGAAGTTGTCCACCAAGTGCAACTGGCTGCTGTTGAGACGATCCCCGAGGCTCAAGAAGATGAACACAAAGAACAAGAAGCACCAAAGGCTGAGGTTGAAGACATCGCGTCGACAAAAAGGGCTGAGCCTGAGGGTAAGCCAGCATTGGCAGGAGAGCCGGCGACGAAAGTTGAAGAGTCTACGACTCAGGGCAAAGAGCCCGCGACGGAAGTTACAGAGTCAACAGCGGAAGTTAAAGAGTCGGCGTCGGACGTTAAAAAGCCGGCAAAAGAAGCTAAAGAGTCGGCTACAGAAGTTACAGAGCCGGCCACAGAAGTTACAGAGCCGGCCGCGGCCACAGAAGTTACAGAGCCGGCCAAAGAAGTTAAAGAGCCGACCAAAGAAGTTAAAGAGTCGATGACGGAAGTTGACAAGCCGGCAACGGAAGATTCGACAGGTGAAGTTAAAGTACCGGCGACGCAAGTTACAGAGTCGGCAACGGAAGTTACAGAGCCAGTGACGGAAAAATCGGCGACAAAAGTTACAGAGCCGGTGACGGAAGTTACAGAGCCGGTGACGGAAGTTACAGAGCCGGTGACGGAAGTTACAGAGCCGGTGACGGAAGTTACAGAGCCGGTGACGGAAGTTACAGAGCCGGTGACGGAAGTTACAgagccggtgaaggaggctgaGGCAGTGGCAGTAACTGATGAACCGGTCACGGAGGATGGGAAAGAACCAGAGAAGGCCCCTGAGGTGGCGGTGGAGGCAGCGCCAACAGCTGAAGAGGATAGAGATAAGAAAGCGCCCGTCGCTGCCAACACTGAGTGGACCGAAGAGCAGGTGAAGGAATGGTCTCAACAAGGCTACCTACCCATGGTCAAGAACATGTTTCTTCCGTCGACCATGCCCGTTCTACCTAGCCCCCTGTTCTATATTGGTGTGGGGGGTTTGGCATCCCTTGTTTTCTACCTTACAGAATCCCCCATCATGGCCCTCATGACGCTCGTGTTTGTTCTTGTCCTCATCCTTCTCGCTCGGCTGTTCTACCTATACAGGCTCCATGGACAATGCGCCGCGGAGTCAGCCAATAAGAAAAAATCCGAGTGA
- the LOC118417477 gene encoding retinitis pigmentosa 1-like 1 protein isoform X8: MADSMTEAVTSAPAGEPGVLAARGKDALETRPKQDNRHALHNGAPMRAVLPHDVLAFLEVAMPGTIPADAAGGTPVMTVVQEANVQVPTVSQITVTKRVTQATSPASVEPKQSSSVENKLAMVNGSCTVATLSPEVMSYLDMAMAEWITDEVVVQEIAEEAATARQEIPLQIPEPAAAGSDKVSTTVQAEETAEPTVEVDAAEVEVVDMEEVSEVAVEDVNMAQEVVHQVQLAAVETIPEAQEDEHKEQEAPKAEVEDIASTKRAEPEGKPALAGEPATKVEESTTQGKEPATEVTESTAEVKESASDVKKPAKEAKESATEVTEPATEVTEPAAATEVTEPAKEVKEPTKEVKESMTEVDKPATEDSTGEVKVPATQVTESATEVTEPVTEKSATKVTEPVTEVTEPVTEVTEPVTEVTEPVTEVTEPVTEVTEPVTEVTEPVKEAEAVAVTDEPVTEDGKEPEKAPEVAVEAAPTAEEDRDKKAPVAANTEWTEEQVKEWSQQGYLPMVKNMFLPSTMPVLPSPLFYIGVGGLASLVFYLTESPIMALMTLVFVLVLILLARLFYLYRLHGQCAAESANKKKSE, translated from the exons ATGGCAGACTCCATGACAGAAGCCGTTACCTCTGCACCCGCGGGGGAGCCTGGGGTGCTGGCTGCTAGAGGGAAGGATGCTCTAGAGACACGACCAAAG CAGGATAACAGACACGCCCTTCACAATGGCGCCCCCATGCGTGCAGTACTCCCCCATGATGTTTTGGCCTTTCTGGAAGTGGCCATGCCAGGAACG ATCCCTGCCGATGCCGCTGGAGGGACGCCCGTGATGACTGTAGTTCAAGAGGCCAACGTACAAGTCCCTACCGTATCACAGATAACG GTAACAAAACGTGTTACCCAGGCTACATCGCCAGCCAGTGTTGAACCGAAG CAATCTTCAAGTGTTGAAAATAAATTGGCGATGGTAAATGGCAGCTGCACCGTCGCGACTCTGTCCCCGGAAGTGATGTCATATTTGGATATGGCAATGGCGGAATGG ATTACTGATGAGGTTGTTGTCCAAGAGATAGCTGAGGAAGCAGCTACAGCGAGACAGGAGATACCACTTCAGATACCTGAGCCAGCCGCAGCCGGTAGTGACAAG GTCTCAACAACAGTTCAGGCCGAAGAAACGGCAGAACCTACAGTTGAAGTTGACGCTGCTGAAGTAGAAGTAGTAGATATGGAGGAAGTATCAGAGGTTGCCGTCGAGGACGTAAACATGGCTCAAGAAGTTGTCCACCAAGTGCAACTGGCTGCTGTTGAGACGATCCCCGAGGCTCAAGAAGATGAACACAAAGAACAAGAAGCACCAAAGGCTGAGGTTGAAGACATCGCGTCGACAAAAAGGGCTGAGCCTGAGGGTAAGCCAGCATTGGCAGGAGAGCCGGCGACGAAAGTTGAAGAGTCTACGACTCAGGGCAAAGAGCCCGCGACGGAAGTTACAGAGTCAACAGCGGAAGTTAAAGAGTCGGCGTCGGACGTTAAAAAGCCGGCAAAAGAAGCTAAAGAGTCGGCTACAGAAGTTACAGAGCCGGCCACAGAAGTTACAGAGCCGGCCGCGGCCACAGAAGTTACAGAGCCGGCCAAAGAAGTTAAAGAGCCGACCAAAGAAGTTAAAGAGTCGATGACGGAAGTTGACAAGCCGGCAACGGAAGATTCGACAGGTGAAGTTAAAGTACCGGCGACGCAAGTTACAGAGTCGGCAACGGAAGTTACAGAGCCAGTGACGGAAAAATCGGCGACAAAAGTTACAGAGCCGGTGACGGAAGTTACAGAGCCGGTGACGGAAGTTACAGAGCCGGTGACGGAAGTTACAGAGCCGGTGACGGAAGTTACAGAGCCGGTGACGGAAGTTACAGAGCCGGTGACGGAAGTTACAgagccggtgaaggaggctgaGGCAGTGGCAGTAACTGATGAACCGGTCACGGAGGATGGGAAAGAACCAGAGAAGGCCCCTGAGGTGGCGGTGGAGGCAGCGCCAACAGCTGAAGAGGATAGAGATAAGAAAGCGCCCGTCGCTGCCAACACTGAGTGGACCGAAGAGCAGGTGAAGGAATGGTCTCAACAAGGCTACCTACCCATGGTCAAGAACATGTTTCTTCCGTCGACCATGCCCGTTCTACCTAGCCCCCTGTTCTATATTGGTGTGGGGGGTTTGGCATCCCTTGTTTTCTACCTTACAGAATCCCCCATCATGGCCCTCATGACGCTCGTGTTTGTTCTTGTCCTCATCCTTCTCGCTCGGCTGTTCTACCTATACAGGCTCCATGGACAATGCGCCGCGGAGTCAGCCAATAAGAAAAAATCCGAGTGA
- the LOC118417477 gene encoding retinitis pigmentosa 1-like 1 protein isoform X1: MADSMTEAVTSAPAGEPGVLAARGKDALETRPKQDNRHALHNGAPMRAVLPHDVLAFLEVAMPGTIPADAAGGTPVMTVVQEANVQVPTVSQITKEPTHAPEVKTQVTQKQTGESQETSVHKKVPAKKQDTSSVGLSPEVLSFLDITLYGVAEPEISEESSPEAPVTPDSPDEPHVTKRVTQATSPASVEPKQSSSVENKLAMVNGSCTVATLSPEVMSYLDMAMAEWITDEVVVQEIAEEAATARQEIPLQIPEPAAAGSDKVSTTVQAEETAEPTVEVDAAEVEVVDMEEVSEVAVEDVNMAQEVVHQVQLAAVETIPEAQEDEHKEQEAPKAEVEDIASTKRAEPEGKPALAGEPATKVEESTTQGKEPATEVTESTAEVKESASDVKKPAKEAKESATEVTEPATEVTEPAAATEVTEPAKEVKEPTKEVKESMTEVDKPATEDSTGEVKVPATQVTESATEVTEPVTEKSATKVTEPVTEVTEPVTEVTEPVTEVTEPVTEVTEPVTEVTEPVTEVTEPVKEAEAVAVTDEPVTEDGKEPEKAPEVAVEAAPTAEEDRDKKAPVAANTEWTEEQVKEWSQQGYLPMVKNMFLPSTMPVLPSPLFYIGVGGLASLVFYLTESPIMALMTLVFVLVLILLARLFYLYRLHGQCAAESANKKKSE, translated from the exons ATGGCAGACTCCATGACAGAAGCCGTTACCTCTGCACCCGCGGGGGAGCCTGGGGTGCTGGCTGCTAGAGGGAAGGATGCTCTAGAGACACGACCAAAG CAGGATAACAGACACGCCCTTCACAATGGCGCCCCCATGCGTGCAGTACTCCCCCATGATGTTTTGGCCTTTCTGGAAGTGGCCATGCCAGGAACG ATCCCTGCCGATGCCGCTGGAGGGACGCCCGTGATGACTGTAGTTCAAGAGGCCAACGTACAAGTCCCTACCGTATCACAGATAACG AAAGAACCGACCCACGCTCCAGAAGTGAAGACTCAGGTAACACAGAAACAGACCGGCGAATCACAG GAAACGTCAGTTCATAAAAAAGTACCAGCGAAAAAACAAGACACATCCAGTGTGGGACTTTCGCCAGAAGTGTTGTCATTTTTGGACATCACTTTGTATGGGGTG GCGGAACCTGAGATTTCGGAGGAATCATCGCCCGAAGCGCCCGTCACACCAGACTCACCTGATGAGCCTCAT GTAACAAAACGTGTTACCCAGGCTACATCGCCAGCCAGTGTTGAACCGAAG CAATCTTCAAGTGTTGAAAATAAATTGGCGATGGTAAATGGCAGCTGCACCGTCGCGACTCTGTCCCCGGAAGTGATGTCATATTTGGATATGGCAATGGCGGAATGG ATTACTGATGAGGTTGTTGTCCAAGAGATAGCTGAGGAAGCAGCTACAGCGAGACAGGAGATACCACTTCAGATACCTGAGCCAGCCGCAGCCGGTAGTGACAAG GTCTCAACAACAGTTCAGGCCGAAGAAACGGCAGAACCTACAGTTGAAGTTGACGCTGCTGAAGTAGAAGTAGTAGATATGGAGGAAGTATCAGAGGTTGCCGTCGAGGACGTAAACATGGCTCAAGAAGTTGTCCACCAAGTGCAACTGGCTGCTGTTGAGACGATCCCCGAGGCTCAAGAAGATGAACACAAAGAACAAGAAGCACCAAAGGCTGAGGTTGAAGACATCGCGTCGACAAAAAGGGCTGAGCCTGAGGGTAAGCCAGCATTGGCAGGAGAGCCGGCGACGAAAGTTGAAGAGTCTACGACTCAGGGCAAAGAGCCCGCGACGGAAGTTACAGAGTCAACAGCGGAAGTTAAAGAGTCGGCGTCGGACGTTAAAAAGCCGGCAAAAGAAGCTAAAGAGTCGGCTACAGAAGTTACAGAGCCGGCCACAGAAGTTACAGAGCCGGCCGCGGCCACAGAAGTTACAGAGCCGGCCAAAGAAGTTAAAGAGCCGACCAAAGAAGTTAAAGAGTCGATGACGGAAGTTGACAAGCCGGCAACGGAAGATTCGACAGGTGAAGTTAAAGTACCGGCGACGCAAGTTACAGAGTCGGCAACGGAAGTTACAGAGCCAGTGACGGAAAAATCGGCGACAAAAGTTACAGAGCCGGTGACGGAAGTTACAGAGCCGGTGACGGAAGTTACAGAGCCGGTGACGGAAGTTACAGAGCCGGTGACGGAAGTTACAGAGCCGGTGACGGAAGTTACAGAGCCGGTGACGGAAGTTACAgagccggtgaaggaggctgaGGCAGTGGCAGTAACTGATGAACCGGTCACGGAGGATGGGAAAGAACCAGAGAAGGCCCCTGAGGTGGCGGTGGAGGCAGCGCCAACAGCTGAAGAGGATAGAGATAAGAAAGCGCCCGTCGCTGCCAACACTGAGTGGACCGAAGAGCAGGTGAAGGAATGGTCTCAACAAGGCTACCTACCCATGGTCAAGAACATGTTTCTTCCGTCGACCATGCCCGTTCTACCTAGCCCCCTGTTCTATATTGGTGTGGGGGGTTTGGCATCCCTTGTTTTCTACCTTACAGAATCCCCCATCATGGCCCTCATGACGCTCGTGTTTGTTCTTGTCCTCATCCTTCTCGCTCGGCTGTTCTACCTATACAGGCTCCATGGACAATGCGCCGCGGAGTCAGCCAATAAGAAAAAATCCGAGTGA
- the LOC118417477 gene encoding retinitis pigmentosa 1-like 1 protein isoform X5, which translates to MADSMTEAVTSAPAGEPGVLAARGKDALETRPKIPADAAGGTPVMTVVQEANVQVPTVSQITKEPTHAPEVKTQVTQKQTGESQETSVHKKVPAKKQDTSSVGLSPEVLSFLDITLYGVAEPEISEESSPEAPVTPDSPDEPHVTKRVTQATSPASVEPKQSSSVENKLAMVNGSCTVATLSPEVMSYLDMAMAEWITDEVVVQEIAEEAATARQEIPLQIPEPAAAGSDKVSTTVQAEETAEPTVEVDAAEVEVVDMEEVSEVAVEDVNMAQEVVHQVQLAAVETIPEAQEDEHKEQEAPKAEVEDIASTKRAEPEGKPALAGEPATKVEESTTQGKEPATEVTESTAEVKESASDVKKPAKEAKESATEVTEPATEVTEPAAATEVTEPAKEVKEPTKEVKESMTEVDKPATEDSTGEVKVPATQVTESATEVTEPVTEKSATKVTEPVTEVTEPVTEVTEPVTEVTEPVTEVTEPVTEVTEPVTEVTEPVKEAEAVAVTDEPVTEDGKEPEKAPEVAVEAAPTAEEDRDKKAPVAANTEWTEEQVKEWSQQGYLPMVKNMFLPSTMPVLPSPLFYIGVGGLASLVFYLTESPIMALMTLVFVLVLILLARLFYLYRLHGQCAAESANKKKSE; encoded by the exons ATGGCAGACTCCATGACAGAAGCCGTTACCTCTGCACCCGCGGGGGAGCCTGGGGTGCTGGCTGCTAGAGGGAAGGATGCTCTAGAGACACGACCAAAG ATCCCTGCCGATGCCGCTGGAGGGACGCCCGTGATGACTGTAGTTCAAGAGGCCAACGTACAAGTCCCTACCGTATCACAGATAACG AAAGAACCGACCCACGCTCCAGAAGTGAAGACTCAGGTAACACAGAAACAGACCGGCGAATCACAG GAAACGTCAGTTCATAAAAAAGTACCAGCGAAAAAACAAGACACATCCAGTGTGGGACTTTCGCCAGAAGTGTTGTCATTTTTGGACATCACTTTGTATGGGGTG GCGGAACCTGAGATTTCGGAGGAATCATCGCCCGAAGCGCCCGTCACACCAGACTCACCTGATGAGCCTCAT GTAACAAAACGTGTTACCCAGGCTACATCGCCAGCCAGTGTTGAACCGAAG CAATCTTCAAGTGTTGAAAATAAATTGGCGATGGTAAATGGCAGCTGCACCGTCGCGACTCTGTCCCCGGAAGTGATGTCATATTTGGATATGGCAATGGCGGAATGG ATTACTGATGAGGTTGTTGTCCAAGAGATAGCTGAGGAAGCAGCTACAGCGAGACAGGAGATACCACTTCAGATACCTGAGCCAGCCGCAGCCGGTAGTGACAAG GTCTCAACAACAGTTCAGGCCGAAGAAACGGCAGAACCTACAGTTGAAGTTGACGCTGCTGAAGTAGAAGTAGTAGATATGGAGGAAGTATCAGAGGTTGCCGTCGAGGACGTAAACATGGCTCAAGAAGTTGTCCACCAAGTGCAACTGGCTGCTGTTGAGACGATCCCCGAGGCTCAAGAAGATGAACACAAAGAACAAGAAGCACCAAAGGCTGAGGTTGAAGACATCGCGTCGACAAAAAGGGCTGAGCCTGAGGGTAAGCCAGCATTGGCAGGAGAGCCGGCGACGAAAGTTGAAGAGTCTACGACTCAGGGCAAAGAGCCCGCGACGGAAGTTACAGAGTCAACAGCGGAAGTTAAAGAGTCGGCGTCGGACGTTAAAAAGCCGGCAAAAGAAGCTAAAGAGTCGGCTACAGAAGTTACAGAGCCGGCCACAGAAGTTACAGAGCCGGCCGCGGCCACAGAAGTTACAGAGCCGGCCAAAGAAGTTAAAGAGCCGACCAAAGAAGTTAAAGAGTCGATGACGGAAGTTGACAAGCCGGCAACGGAAGATTCGACAGGTGAAGTTAAAGTACCGGCGACGCAAGTTACAGAGTCGGCAACGGAAGTTACAGAGCCAGTGACGGAAAAATCGGCGACAAAAGTTACAGAGCCGGTGACGGAAGTTACAGAGCCGGTGACGGAAGTTACAGAGCCGGTGACGGAAGTTACAGAGCCGGTGACGGAAGTTACAGAGCCGGTGACGGAAGTTACAGAGCCGGTGACGGAAGTTACAgagccggtgaaggaggctgaGGCAGTGGCAGTAACTGATGAACCGGTCACGGAGGATGGGAAAGAACCAGAGAAGGCCCCTGAGGTGGCGGTGGAGGCAGCGCCAACAGCTGAAGAGGATAGAGATAAGAAAGCGCCCGTCGCTGCCAACACTGAGTGGACCGAAGAGCAGGTGAAGGAATGGTCTCAACAAGGCTACCTACCCATGGTCAAGAACATGTTTCTTCCGTCGACCATGCCCGTTCTACCTAGCCCCCTGTTCTATATTGGTGTGGGGGGTTTGGCATCCCTTGTTTTCTACCTTACAGAATCCCCCATCATGGCCCTCATGACGCTCGTGTTTGTTCTTGTCCTCATCCTTCTCGCTCGGCTGTTCTACCTATACAGGCTCCATGGACAATGCGCCGCGGAGTCAGCCAATAAGAAAAAATCCGAGTGA